The following are encoded in a window of Arthrobacter sp. NicSoilB4 genomic DNA:
- the pdhA gene encoding pyruvate dehydrogenase (acetyl-transferring) E1 component subunit alpha → MFTDDAGKGGISAGGPGNSAESNRRTGGDLVQLITPGGERVSHPEFDPWVQDVSDEQLGALYEDMVVIRRIDAEATALQRQGELALWPPLLGQEASQIGSARALRDDDFVFPSYRDNGVAYCRGVNPEDIVKAWRGNALAGWDPYTVNVATQQIIIGAQTLHATGYAMGIQNDGADSVAVAYFGDGATSEGDVNEALVFAASFQSPVVFFCQNNHWAISEPVRLQSHIQIADRAAGFGIPSMRVDGNDVLAVMAATRIAIDRARRGGGPTFIEAVTYRMGPHTTADDPTRYRDANELEDWAAKDPIARLKSLLERKGLLTEDLETAVAAKADAVAKALRAGTINMPEPAPMDIFKHVYSTPNSSLDRQQDHYSRYLASFGDPAEAASEEGAR, encoded by the coding sequence GTGTTTACCGACGACGCGGGCAAGGGCGGCATTTCCGCCGGGGGCCCCGGGAACAGTGCAGAATCAAACAGGCGGACGGGCGGGGACCTCGTCCAACTCATCACCCCCGGGGGTGAACGCGTAAGCCATCCGGAGTTCGATCCCTGGGTCCAGGACGTCAGTGACGAGCAGCTCGGTGCGCTCTACGAGGACATGGTGGTCATCCGCCGGATCGACGCCGAGGCCACCGCCCTGCAGCGTCAGGGCGAACTTGCCCTCTGGCCGCCGCTGCTGGGCCAGGAAGCCTCCCAGATCGGCTCGGCACGGGCCCTCCGTGACGACGATTTCGTTTTCCCCAGCTACCGTGACAACGGCGTCGCCTACTGCCGGGGAGTAAACCCCGAGGACATCGTCAAAGCCTGGCGGGGCAACGCCCTGGCCGGCTGGGACCCCTACACGGTCAACGTCGCCACGCAGCAGATCATCATCGGCGCCCAGACCCTGCACGCCACCGGCTACGCGATGGGCATCCAGAACGACGGCGCCGACTCGGTCGCCGTGGCCTATTTCGGCGACGGCGCCACGAGCGAGGGCGATGTCAACGAGGCCCTAGTGTTCGCCGCCAGCTTCCAGTCTCCTGTGGTCTTCTTCTGCCAGAACAACCACTGGGCCATCTCCGAGCCCGTCCGGCTGCAATCGCACATCCAGATCGCGGACCGCGCCGCAGGCTTCGGCATCCCCAGCATGCGGGTGGACGGCAACGACGTCCTGGCCGTGATGGCCGCGACCCGCATCGCCATCGACCGCGCACGACGCGGCGGCGGCCCCACCTTCATCGAGGCCGTCACCTACCGCATGGGCCCGCACACGACGGCGGATGACCCCACCCGGTACCGCGACGCCAACGAGCTCGAGGACTGGGCCGCCAAGGACCCGATCGCCCGGCTGAAGTCGCTGCTGGAACGCAAGGGGCTCCTCACCGAGGACCTCGAAACCGCAGTCGCCGCCAAGGCGGACGCCGTCGCGAAGGCACTGCGGGCGGGCACCATTAACATGCCCGAGCCGGCGCCGATGGACATCTTCAAGCACGTCTACAGCACGCCCAATTCCTCGCTGGACCGCCAGCAGGACCACTATTCCCGTTACCTGGCTTCCTTCGGCGATCCCGCAGAAGCCGCTTCTGAAGAAGGTGCACGCTGA
- a CDS encoding TetR/AcrR family transcriptional regulator: MPVTESSQTTQAPPALPASTQRSQAKENRRQALLSAAAELFAVDGFNRVSLEDLGAAAGVSGPAVYRHFSGKQAVLGALLLSVSQDLLDGGRRVIADSDGAAVALHRLVEFHVDFALSNPDVIRVQDQDFSNLADEDQAEVRTLQRNYVELWVEVLAGLHPETEAAELRMRAQATFGLINSTPHSVRSHGRRIAVKRARPLLQSMALAALMAPAVPAPLG, from the coding sequence GTGCCGGTGACCGAGTCCAGCCAGACAACCCAGGCCCCTCCGGCCCTTCCCGCTTCCACACAGCGCAGCCAGGCCAAGGAGAACCGCCGGCAGGCCCTCCTGTCCGCGGCCGCCGAACTGTTCGCCGTCGACGGCTTCAACCGCGTCTCGCTGGAGGACCTGGGCGCCGCGGCAGGCGTCAGCGGCCCGGCGGTGTACCGGCACTTTTCCGGCAAGCAGGCCGTCCTCGGGGCGCTGCTGCTCAGCGTCAGCCAGGACCTGCTCGACGGCGGCCGGCGCGTGATTGCCGATTCCGACGGCGCCGCCGTTGCGCTCCACCGGCTGGTGGAGTTCCACGTGGACTTCGCGCTCAGCAACCCCGACGTCATCCGGGTGCAGGACCAGGACTTCAGCAACCTCGCGGACGAGGACCAGGCCGAGGTCCGCACGCTGCAGAGAAACTATGTGGAGCTCTGGGTCGAGGTGCTGGCCGGCCTGCACCCCGAGACCGAGGCAGCTGAACTCCGGATGCGCGCCCAAGCCACGTTCGGCCTGATCAACTCGACCCCGCACTCGGTCCGCAGCCACGGGCGCCGGATTGCGGTCAAGCGGGCCCGGCCGTTGCTGCAGAGCATGGCGCTGGCGGCGCTGATGGCCCCGGCCGTTCCCGCCCCGCTCGGCTGA
- a CDS encoding carboxyl transferase domain-containing protein, whose protein sequence is METIASQVDATSAAFAANREAQLGLARELKERLATAALGGPEKSRERHVARGKLLPRERIDQLLDDGSPFLEIAPLAANGMYNDDSPGAGVIAGIGLVHGRQVLVISNDATVKGGTYYPMTVKKHLRAQEIALENRLPCIYLVDSGGAFLPKQDEVFPDKEHFGRIFFNQAKMSAARIPQIASVMGSCTAGGAYVPAMSDETVIVRNQGTIFLGGPPLVKAAIGEIVTAEELGGGDVHSKISGVTDHLAENDEHALQIVRDIVSTLPKPASPAWDIDTAVEPVADPAELYGTVPTDVNAQYDVREVIARLVDGSRFHEFKKNYGTTLVTGFAKLHGHPVGIVANNGVLFSESSLKGAHFIELCDQRGIPLIFLQNLSGFMVGKDYEQGGIAKNGAKMVTAVATARVPKLTVVIGGSFGAGNYSMCGRAYSPRFLWMWPASRISVMGGNQASSVLATVKRDQYEARGEEWSAADEEAFKAPIKQQYEDQGSPYYSTARLWDDGVIDPADTRTVLGLALDVVSRTPLPETSFGLFRM, encoded by the coding sequence ATGGAGACAATCGCCAGCCAGGTGGACGCCACGAGCGCCGCCTTCGCCGCGAACCGCGAGGCCCAGCTGGGGCTGGCCCGCGAGCTGAAGGAACGCCTCGCAACGGCAGCCCTGGGCGGGCCGGAAAAGTCGCGGGAACGCCATGTGGCGCGCGGCAAACTCCTGCCGCGCGAACGCATCGACCAGCTGCTGGATGACGGCAGCCCGTTCCTGGAGATCGCGCCGCTGGCCGCCAACGGCATGTACAACGACGATTCCCCCGGCGCCGGCGTGATTGCAGGGATAGGCCTGGTCCACGGCCGCCAGGTCCTGGTCATCTCCAATGACGCCACCGTCAAGGGCGGAACCTATTACCCGATGACGGTGAAGAAGCACCTCCGTGCCCAGGAAATCGCCCTGGAGAACCGGCTGCCCTGCATCTACCTCGTGGACTCGGGCGGCGCCTTCCTGCCCAAGCAGGACGAGGTCTTCCCGGACAAGGAACACTTCGGCCGGATCTTCTTCAACCAGGCCAAGATGTCCGCGGCCCGGATCCCGCAGATCGCCTCGGTGATGGGCTCGTGCACCGCGGGCGGCGCGTACGTCCCCGCGATGAGCGACGAGACCGTGATTGTCCGCAACCAGGGCACCATCTTCCTGGGCGGCCCGCCGCTGGTGAAGGCCGCCATCGGCGAGATCGTCACGGCCGAGGAACTCGGCGGCGGCGACGTGCATTCCAAGATCTCCGGCGTCACCGACCACCTGGCCGAGAACGACGAGCACGCCCTTCAGATCGTCCGCGACATCGTCTCCACCCTGCCGAAGCCGGCCTCCCCCGCCTGGGACATCGACACCGCCGTCGAACCTGTGGCGGATCCGGCGGAGCTCTATGGCACGGTCCCCACGGACGTCAACGCGCAGTACGACGTCCGCGAGGTCATTGCCCGGCTGGTGGACGGCAGCCGCTTCCACGAGTTCAAGAAGAACTACGGCACCACCCTGGTGACCGGCTTCGCGAAGCTGCACGGCCACCCCGTCGGGATCGTAGCCAACAACGGCGTGCTCTTCAGCGAATCCTCTCTCAAGGGAGCCCACTTCATCGAGCTCTGCGACCAGCGCGGCATCCCGCTGATCTTCCTGCAGAACCTCTCCGGCTTTATGGTCGGCAAGGACTACGAGCAGGGCGGCATCGCCAAAAACGGCGCCAAGATGGTCACCGCCGTCGCCACCGCCCGGGTTCCCAAGCTGACCGTCGTGATCGGCGGGTCCTTCGGAGCCGGCAACTACTCCATGTGCGGGCGGGCCTACTCGCCGCGGTTCCTCTGGATGTGGCCGGCGTCCCGGATCTCGGTGATGGGCGGCAACCAGGCCTCCAGCGTGCTCGCCACCGTCAAACGGGACCAGTACGAGGCCCGCGGCGAGGAATGGTCCGCCGCGGACGAGGAAGCGTTCAAGGCCCCGATCAAACAGCAGTACGAGGACCAGGGCAGCCCCTACTACTCCACCGCCCGCCTCTGGGACGACGGCGTGATCGACCCCGCGGACACCCGCACCGTCCTGGGACTGGCGCTCGACGTCGTCTCCCGCACCCCGCTGCCGGAGACCTCCTTCGGCCTTTTCCGGATGTGA
- a CDS encoding acyl-CoA dehydrogenase family protein gives MPDFELTEDYQDLSNTVREFADEVVAPVSAKHDEEHSFPYEIVSQMADMGLFGLPFPEEFGGMGGDYFALALALEQLGRVDQSVAITLEAGVSLGAMPIHRFGNEAQKQEWLPLLASGKALAGFGLTEPEAGSDAGGTKTTAKLGGGEWVINGNKEFITNSGTDITRLVTVTAVTGQEERPDGSIKKEISTILVPTNTPGFKAEKAYNKVGWNASDTHPLTLDNVHVPEENLLGTRGRGYANFLSILDEGRIAIAALAVGAAQGCVDQSVKYAKERSAFGQNIGKYQAIAFKIARMEARAHTARLAYYDAAARMLAGKPFKTQAAIAKMVAGEAAMDNARDATQVFGGYGFINEFTVARHYRDSKILEVGEGTTEVQLMLIARELGL, from the coding sequence ATGCCGGATTTTGAACTCACCGAGGACTACCAGGACCTCAGCAACACCGTCCGCGAATTCGCCGACGAAGTGGTGGCCCCGGTCTCCGCCAAGCACGACGAGGAACACAGCTTCCCCTACGAGATCGTCTCGCAGATGGCTGACATGGGCCTGTTCGGACTGCCGTTCCCGGAGGAGTTTGGCGGCATGGGCGGCGACTACTTCGCCCTGGCCCTCGCGCTGGAACAGCTCGGCCGCGTGGACCAGTCCGTCGCCATCACCCTCGAGGCCGGCGTCTCCCTCGGCGCCATGCCGATCCACCGCTTCGGCAATGAGGCCCAGAAGCAGGAGTGGCTGCCTCTGCTCGCCTCCGGCAAAGCCCTCGCCGGCTTCGGCCTGACCGAGCCGGAAGCAGGCTCCGACGCCGGCGGCACCAAGACCACCGCAAAGCTCGGTGGCGGCGAATGGGTCATCAACGGCAACAAGGAGTTCATCACTAACTCCGGCACCGACATCACCCGCCTCGTCACCGTCACCGCGGTCACCGGCCAGGAGGAACGCCCGGACGGCAGCATCAAGAAGGAAATCTCCACCATCCTGGTGCCCACGAACACTCCCGGCTTCAAGGCGGAGAAGGCCTATAACAAGGTCGGCTGGAACGCTTCGGACACGCACCCGCTGACGCTGGACAACGTCCACGTCCCCGAGGAAAACCTGCTGGGCACCCGGGGCCGCGGCTACGCCAACTTCCTCTCCATCCTGGACGAGGGCCGGATCGCGATCGCGGCGCTGGCAGTCGGCGCGGCCCAGGGCTGCGTGGACCAGTCGGTGAAATACGCCAAGGAGCGCAGCGCGTTCGGCCAGAACATCGGCAAGTACCAGGCCATCGCGTTCAAGATCGCCCGGATGGAAGCCCGCGCCCACACCGCCCGGCTGGCCTACTACGACGCGGCCGCCCGGATGCTCGCCGGCAAGCCGTTCAAGACCCAGGCTGCCATCGCTAAGATGGTCGCAGGCGAGGCAGCCATGGACAACGCGCGGGACGCCACCCAGGTGTTCGGCGGCTATGGCTTCATCAACGAATTCACCGTGGCGCGCCACTACCGCGACTCCAAGATCCTTGAGGTCGGCGAGGGCACCACGGAGGTCCAGCTGATGCTGATCGCCCGCGAACTGGGGCTCTGA
- a CDS encoding dihydrolipoamide acetyltransferase family protein: protein MSATMIKEFRLPDLGEGLTESEIVAWKVAVGDTVTLNQIIAEVETAKAVVELPSPFAGVVAALHEQPGTVVEVGKPIVSFEVEGDDGAAAGGDGVDAPAKREPNLVGYGAVLENSGRPARRARSFAAPSAPAAAHVPVVEPATPAPAAAPAPVVAQVEAPPAPTQSAERPRSTPPVRKLAKDLGVDLAAVTGTGEFGLITRDDVRNFVGGGDLPVAPRDLAGVSVQAQAPAQGERETRTPIKGVRKFTAAAMVSSAFTAPHVTEFLTVDVTPTMELLAKLKASRAFAGYKLTPLTIVSKAVLIALRNHPTLNTRWDEAKQEIVQYNYVNLGIAAATPRGLTVPNIKDADRMSLLELSTALTGLTDTARAGKTSPSELSGGTISITNIGVFGIDAGTPILNPGEAAILALGAVRKMPWEYRDEVALRQVMTLSLSFDHRLVDGEQGSRFLQDLGAMLSDPGMALAMV, encoded by the coding sequence ATGAGCGCCACCATGATCAAGGAATTCAGGCTGCCGGATCTCGGTGAGGGCCTCACCGAATCGGAAATCGTCGCTTGGAAGGTCGCGGTGGGGGACACCGTCACGCTCAACCAGATCATCGCTGAGGTGGAAACGGCCAAGGCCGTCGTCGAGCTTCCCTCGCCTTTCGCCGGTGTGGTCGCGGCCCTGCACGAACAGCCCGGCACCGTTGTGGAGGTCGGCAAGCCGATCGTTTCCTTCGAGGTAGAGGGCGACGACGGCGCTGCCGCCGGCGGCGATGGCGTTGACGCGCCCGCCAAGCGCGAACCAAACCTTGTTGGCTACGGAGCCGTCCTGGAGAATTCCGGCCGGCCCGCCCGCCGCGCCCGCAGCTTCGCTGCGCCGTCGGCTCCTGCCGCCGCGCACGTTCCGGTCGTCGAGCCGGCCACGCCTGCCCCGGCCGCCGCGCCCGCGCCGGTGGTCGCGCAGGTCGAGGCGCCGCCCGCCCCGACCCAGTCCGCGGAACGCCCGCGGTCCACGCCGCCGGTGCGCAAGCTGGCCAAGGATCTCGGCGTCGACCTCGCGGCCGTCACCGGCACGGGGGAGTTTGGGCTCATCACCCGCGACGACGTCCGCAACTTCGTCGGCGGGGGAGACCTGCCGGTGGCACCCCGGGACCTGGCCGGCGTGTCCGTCCAGGCCCAGGCCCCGGCGCAGGGCGAGCGGGAAACCCGGACGCCGATCAAGGGCGTACGGAAGTTCACCGCCGCCGCCATGGTCTCCAGCGCCTTCACCGCGCCGCACGTCACGGAATTCCTGACCGTCGATGTCACCCCGACCATGGAACTGCTGGCGAAGCTCAAGGCCAGCCGCGCGTTTGCCGGCTACAAGCTGACGCCGCTGACCATCGTGTCCAAGGCCGTGCTCATCGCCCTGCGCAACCACCCGACGCTCAACACGCGCTGGGATGAGGCCAAGCAGGAGATCGTCCAGTACAACTACGTGAACCTGGGCATCGCGGCCGCCACCCCACGCGGCCTCACCGTTCCGAACATCAAGGACGCCGACCGGATGTCCCTGCTAGAGCTGTCCACGGCGCTGACCGGGCTGACGGACACGGCGCGCGCCGGCAAGACCTCCCCGTCCGAGCTTTCCGGGGGCACCATCTCGATCACCAACATCGGCGTCTTCGGCATCGATGCGGGCACACCCATCCTGAACCCGGGCGAGGCCGCCATCCTGGCCCTCGGCGCCGTGCGCAAGATGCCGTGGGAGTACCGGGACGAGGTGGCACTGCGCCAGGTCATGACGCTCAGCCTGTCCTTCGACCACCGCCTGGTCGACGGCGAGCAGGGCTCACGCTTCCTGCAGGACCTCGGCGCCATGCTGTCCGACCCGGGCATGGCCCTCGCCATGGTCTAG
- a CDS encoding biotin carboxylase N-terminal domain-containing protein, translating to MTVTSTPDTSTPTKPLFGTVLVANRGEIACRVIRTLRALGIRSVAVYSDADAGARHMREADVAVRIGPAAAAESYLKIEAILQACRDTGAEAVHPGYGFLSENVDFARALEKTGITFIGPGVESLNVMGDKIRSKNHVTSYGVPVVPGIAKPGMTDAQLIEAAAGVGFPLLIKPSAGGGGKGMHIVERPEELEATLATARRVAASAFGDDTLFLERLVLTPRHIEVQVLADNHGNVIHLGERECSLQRRHQKVIEEAPSPLLESLPDGAEIRARLGEAACNAARSVNYSGAGTVEFLVSDNAPDEFFFMEMNTRLQVEHPVTEMVTGVDLVEWQVRIAAGDELTVQQEDVVLTGHSVEARVYAEIPEKNFLPSTGHVLLLDEIPGPAQRPSAPARNEVETTRGRVRVDSALLDGLEISSSYDPMISKVIAWGEDRTAAIDTLDEALAGYTALGIDTNVEYLRLLINDGDVRAGRLDTGLIERKMPDFSFRRVGDAELVVAALYAMAMAEESTREDRDDNPWRRRDGWRITSPAARRISLGTSDGGVATVEVSGPVAGEQVRVSVNGGPQLTAFLQFTARDRPVLTLEGETSSYALAPVRTGPPAQSWMAPDPRVLSEIFLGNEGWSCRLEVLTRETRLARVLAAVEREEGAADPAVRSPMPGTVVSVSVNNGDAVTAGQVLLAVEAMKMEHQLVAPLDGTVHISAGTGDLVKADQVLATIHPVHPTEPSKAEDTIEESVIAMGAAD from the coding sequence GTGACTGTTACTTCCACACCCGATACCTCCACCCCCACGAAGCCCCTCTTCGGCACCGTCCTCGTCGCCAACCGCGGCGAGATCGCGTGCCGTGTGATCCGCACCCTGCGGGCGCTGGGCATCCGTTCGGTGGCGGTCTATTCCGACGCCGACGCCGGAGCCCGGCACATGCGGGAAGCCGACGTCGCCGTGCGGATCGGCCCCGCCGCCGCGGCCGAGAGCTACCTCAAGATCGAGGCCATCCTCCAGGCCTGCCGCGACACCGGCGCCGAAGCCGTGCACCCCGGCTACGGATTCCTCAGCGAGAACGTGGACTTCGCCCGCGCGCTGGAAAAGACCGGGATCACATTTATCGGGCCCGGCGTCGAATCCCTCAACGTCATGGGCGACAAGATCCGCTCCAAGAACCACGTCACCAGCTACGGCGTCCCGGTGGTCCCGGGCATCGCCAAACCCGGCATGACGGACGCGCAGCTGATCGAGGCCGCGGCCGGCGTCGGCTTCCCGCTGCTGATCAAGCCTTCCGCCGGCGGCGGCGGCAAGGGCATGCACATTGTCGAACGCCCCGAGGAGCTGGAGGCGACGCTCGCCACCGCCCGCCGGGTCGCGGCCAGCGCCTTCGGCGACGACACCCTGTTCCTGGAGCGGCTCGTCCTGACCCCGCGGCACATCGAGGTCCAGGTCCTCGCGGACAACCACGGCAACGTCATCCACCTGGGGGAGCGCGAGTGCTCGCTGCAGCGCCGGCACCAGAAAGTCATCGAGGAAGCCCCGTCCCCGCTGCTGGAATCCCTGCCCGACGGCGCCGAGATCCGGGCCCGCCTGGGCGAGGCCGCCTGCAACGCGGCGCGCAGCGTCAACTACAGCGGTGCCGGCACCGTGGAATTCCTGGTCTCCGATAACGCGCCGGACGAGTTCTTCTTTATGGAGATGAACACGCGCCTGCAGGTCGAGCACCCCGTCACCGAAATGGTCACCGGAGTCGACCTCGTCGAATGGCAGGTACGGATCGCCGCCGGCGACGAACTCACCGTGCAGCAGGAGGACGTCGTCCTCACGGGGCACTCCGTTGAGGCACGGGTCTACGCGGAGATCCCGGAGAAGAACTTCCTGCCGTCCACCGGACATGTCCTCCTTCTGGACGAGATCCCCGGACCCGCCCAGCGGCCCAGCGCCCCGGCCCGCAACGAGGTCGAAACAACCCGGGGCCGGGTCCGGGTGGACTCGGCCCTGCTGGACGGCCTCGAGATCTCTTCGAGCTACGACCCGATGATCTCCAAGGTCATCGCGTGGGGGGAGGATCGCACCGCGGCCATCGACACCCTCGACGAGGCGCTCGCCGGGTACACCGCGCTCGGGATCGACACCAACGTCGAGTACCTGCGGCTGCTGATCAACGACGGAGACGTCCGCGCGGGCCGGCTCGACACTGGCCTGATCGAACGCAAGATGCCGGATTTCAGCTTCCGGCGCGTGGGGGATGCCGAACTCGTGGTCGCGGCCTTGTACGCCATGGCCATGGCGGAGGAATCCACGCGGGAGGACCGTGACGACAACCCCTGGCGGCGCCGCGACGGCTGGCGGATCACTTCCCCGGCAGCGCGGCGGATCAGCCTGGGCACCTCCGATGGCGGCGTTGCCACAGTGGAGGTCAGCGGCCCGGTCGCGGGTGAACAGGTCAGGGTGAGCGTGAACGGAGGCCCGCAGCTCACGGCCTTCCTGCAGTTCACCGCGCGGGATCGCCCGGTGCTCACCCTCGAGGGCGAGACCAGCAGTTATGCACTTGCCCCCGTTCGCACCGGTCCTCCGGCCCAGAGCTGGATGGCTCCCGATCCCCGCGTCCTGTCGGAAATCTTCCTCGGCAACGAGGGCTGGTCCTGCCGCCTCGAGGTGCTCACCCGCGAGACCCGGCTGGCCCGGGTGCTGGCCGCCGTCGAACGCGAGGAGGGTGCCGCGGACCCGGCGGTGCGTTCACCGATGCCGGGCACGGTGGTGTCCGTCTCCGTGAACAACGGGGACGCCGTCACGGCTGGGCAGGTCCTGCTCGCGGTGGAAGCCATGAAGATGGAACACCAGCTCGTGGCGCCGCTGGACGGAACCGTCCACATCAGCGCCGGCACCGGCGACCTCGTGAAGGCAGACCAGGTCCTGGCCACAATCCACCCCGTTCACCCGACCGAGCCCTCCAAGGCCGAGGACACCATCGAGGAGTCCGTCATCGCCATGGGTGCCGCGGACTAG
- a CDS encoding CoA transferase subunit A, whose amino-acid sequence MINKVVASAAEAVADIHDGASLAVGGFGLCGIPVALIDALHASGARDLETVSNNCGVDDWGLGILLKDGRIRRTISSYVGENKEFARQYLAGELEVVLTPQGTLAEKLRAGGAGIPAFYTPAGVGTQVSDGGLPQKYDAEGNIAIASAAKEVRSFNGADYVLEESLTPDFGLVHAWKGDRHGNLVFHATAMNFNPLCAMAGKITIAEVEELVEPGELDPEHVHIPGIFVQRVVLAPGAEKRIEKRTVALAAASASGSTPAATDASDPAAATDQSGA is encoded by the coding sequence ATGATTAACAAGGTTGTTGCCAGCGCCGCCGAGGCCGTCGCGGACATCCACGACGGCGCCTCGCTCGCCGTCGGAGGCTTTGGACTCTGCGGCATCCCGGTGGCCCTGATCGATGCGCTGCACGCGAGCGGCGCGAGGGACCTGGAGACCGTCAGCAACAACTGCGGCGTCGACGACTGGGGGCTCGGGATCCTGCTGAAGGACGGCCGGATCCGCCGCACCATCAGCTCCTACGTGGGGGAGAACAAGGAGTTCGCCCGGCAGTACCTCGCCGGCGAGCTCGAGGTGGTCCTCACCCCGCAGGGCACGCTGGCCGAGAAGCTGCGTGCCGGCGGGGCGGGAATCCCGGCGTTCTACACCCCTGCCGGCGTCGGCACGCAGGTGTCCGACGGCGGCCTGCCGCAGAAGTACGACGCCGAGGGCAACATTGCGATCGCCTCAGCGGCGAAGGAGGTGCGCAGTTTCAATGGCGCCGACTATGTCCTGGAGGAATCGCTGACCCCCGACTTTGGCCTCGTCCACGCCTGGAAGGGCGACCGCCACGGCAACCTCGTCTTCCACGCCACCGCAATGAACTTCAACCCGCTCTGCGCCATGGCCGGGAAGATCACGATCGCCGAGGTGGAGGAACTCGTGGAGCCGGGGGAGCTGGACCCCGAACACGTCCACATTCCCGGCATCTTCGTCCAGCGCGTGGTGCTTGCACCCGGCGCCGAGAAACGGATCGAGAAGCGCACGGTGGCGCTGGCCGCAGCGTCGGCCTCCGGCAGCACACCAGCCGCCACTGACGCTTCCGACCCCGCCGCCGCAACAGACCAGTCAGGAGCCTAG
- a CDS encoding alpha-ketoacid dehydrogenase subunit beta translates to MTKMTFARAINSGLRKSLENDPKVILMGEDIGALGGVFRVTDGLQKDFGKHRVVDTPLAESGIMGTAVGLAYRGYRPVVEIQFDGFIYPAFDQIVSQVAKMHYRTQGAVKMPITIRVPFGGGIGSPEHHSESPEAYFTHTSGLRVVSVSNPQDAYTMIQQAIASDDPVLYFEPKRRYHDKGEVDETLDLGAALSLEKARVVTEGTDVTLVAYGPLVKTAKDAALAAADEGVSVEVIDLRSLAPLDFATLEASVRKTGRLVITHEASQTGGIGAEVAASITERCFYHLEAAPVRVTGFDVPYPYSKLEMHHLPGLDRILDGVDRALGRPNSLSGLEG, encoded by the coding sequence ATGACGAAGATGACCTTCGCCCGAGCCATCAATTCGGGCCTGCGCAAGTCCCTCGAGAACGATCCCAAGGTGATCCTCATGGGCGAGGACATCGGCGCCCTCGGCGGCGTCTTCCGCGTCACCGACGGCCTGCAGAAGGACTTCGGCAAGCACCGCGTCGTGGACACCCCGCTGGCCGAGTCCGGCATCATGGGCACCGCCGTCGGACTCGCGTACCGCGGCTACCGTCCGGTGGTGGAGATCCAGTTTGACGGCTTCATCTACCCGGCGTTCGACCAGATCGTCAGCCAAGTCGCCAAGATGCATTACCGCACCCAGGGCGCCGTCAAGATGCCCATCACCATCCGCGTGCCGTTCGGCGGCGGCATCGGCTCCCCGGAACACCACTCCGAGTCGCCGGAGGCCTACTTCACCCACACGTCCGGACTGCGCGTCGTCAGCGTCTCCAACCCGCAGGACGCGTACACGATGATCCAGCAGGCCATCGCCTCGGATGATCCGGTGCTGTACTTCGAACCCAAGCGCCGCTACCACGACAAGGGCGAGGTGGACGAGACCCTTGACCTCGGCGCCGCCCTGTCCCTGGAGAAGGCCCGCGTCGTCACCGAAGGCACGGACGTGACGCTCGTGGCCTACGGCCCGCTCGTCAAGACCGCCAAGGACGCCGCACTCGCCGCCGCCGACGAGGGCGTGTCGGTCGAGGTCATCGACCTGCGCTCACTCGCACCGTTGGACTTCGCGACGCTGGAAGCCTCGGTCCGGAAGACCGGCCGGCTCGTCATCACGCACGAAGCCTCCCAGACCGGCGGCATCGGCGCCGAGGTCGCCGCCAGCATTACCGAACGGTGCTTCTACCACCTTGAGGCCGCCCCGGTCCGGGTCACGGGCTTCGACGTCCCGTACCCGTACTCAAAGCTTGAAATGCACCACCTCCCGGGTCTGGATCGGATCCTGGACGGCGTCGACCGTGCACTGGGCCGCCCCAACTCCCTGAGCGGACTGGAAGGATGA